One Etheostoma cragini isolate CJK2018 chromosome 6, CSU_Ecrag_1.0, whole genome shotgun sequence DNA window includes the following coding sequences:
- the preb gene encoding prolactin regulatory element-binding protein isoform X1, whose product MGKRRMPDLYRAPFPLYSIKVDPKTGLVITAGGGGASKTGIKNAVQFLDLQLDGEHQYSASLLHSHDTDTRATMNMAIGNGVIAAGQDGTCSLMRFKHCTPKEEGKAASEDAENSMQRGNARQRCGKRDKGGRDEAAASGDMSPMKDETAHVSVTRLAEVQSDLNPKDPLQKVVRFSPDMSLLLTGGTDGHIRVWEFPSLKKKFDFKAHEVEIEDLDMSPGNKHLVTVGRDFSCSVWSGSQLAMGLKWLETMPQLAEKTYRYMACRFGKVADQKGALRLYTVQIPHKRVRKPPPCYLTKWDGKSFLPMLTAPCGTEVISSLAVSDSGTFLGLGTVTGSVAIYIAFSLQKLYYVQESHGIVVTDLAFLPDSLKGENIKGNNETAMLSVAVDSRCQVHAVPNRRSFPIWLVLFFCGLIVVGVVLLLQYLFPGFI is encoded by the exons ATGGGGAAGAGGAGGATGCCAGATCTGTACAGAGCCCCCTTTCCTTTATACTCCATTAAAGTGGATCCTAAAACAGGGCTTGTAATTActgcaggaggagggggggcttCCAAGACCGGCATAAAGAATGCTGTG CAATTCCTGGATCTACAGCTGGATGGAGAACACCAGTACAGTGCCAGTCTCCTTCACTCTCATGACACTGACACACGTGCCACCATGAACATGGCTATAGGCAATGGTGTGATTGCTGCAGGACAGGACGGAACCTGCTCTCTGATGAGGTTTAAACACTGCACACCTAAAGAGGAAGGCAAAGCTGCTTCTGAGGATG CAGAAAACAGCATGCAGCGGGGTAATGCCAGGCAACGGtgtggaaaaagagacaaaggtGGTCGGGATGAAGCTGCAGCATCTGGAGATATGTCACCTATGAAGGATGAGACGGCTCATGTCTCTGTGACTCGTTTGGCTGAAGTGCAGTCAGACCTGAACCCTAAGGACCCCCTTCAGAAAGTAGTCAGGTTCAGTCCAGACATGAGCCTTCTGCTGACAGGAGGCACAGATGGACACATACGAGTCTGGGAG TTTCCATCGCTAAAGAAGAAGTTTGACTTCAAAGCACACGAAGTGGAGATTGAAGACTTGGATATGAGTCCCGGGAACAAG CACCTGGTGACTGTTGGCAGGGACTTTTCCTGCAGTGTATGGAGTGGCAGCCAGTTGGCTATGGGTCTGAAATGGCTCGAAACCATGCCTCAACTAGCTGAGAAGACATATCGATATATGGCttgcag GTTTGGAAAGGTAGCAGACCAAAAAGGCGCCCTGAGGCTTTACACTGTCCAGATCCCCCATAAACGAGTCAGAAAACCTCCTCCTTGCTACCTCACCAAGTGGGACGGCAAGAGCTTTTTGCCCATGTTGACGGCTCCCTGTGGCACAGAGGTCATCTCCAGTCTGGCTGTCAG TGACTCTGGAACATTTCTTGGCCTTGGAACTGTAACAGGATCAGTGGCTATCTACATTGCGTTCTCCCTACAG aAGCTGTATTACGTACAGGAGTCCCATGGCATTGTTGTGACAGACCTGGCCTTCCTGCCTGACTCGCTGAAAGGCGAAAATATCAAAGGAAATAATGAAACAGCCATGTTAAGTGTAGCTGTGGACAGCCGCTGTCAGGTACATGCTGTCCCCAACCGAA GATCCTTTCCTATCTGGCTAGTGTTGTTCTTTTGTGGCCTCATTGTGGTGGGAGTTGTTCTCCTCCTACAGTACCTCTTTCCAGGATTCATTTAA
- the preb gene encoding prolactin regulatory element-binding protein isoform X2: MGKRRMPDLYRAPFPLYSIKVDPKTGLVITAGGGGASKTGIKNAVQFLDLQLDGEHQYSASLLHSHDTDTRATMNMAIGNGVIAAGQDGTCSLMRFKHCTPKEEGKAASEDENSMQRGNARQRCGKRDKGGRDEAAASGDMSPMKDETAHVSVTRLAEVQSDLNPKDPLQKVVRFSPDMSLLLTGGTDGHIRVWEFPSLKKKFDFKAHEVEIEDLDMSPGNKHLVTVGRDFSCSVWSGSQLAMGLKWLETMPQLAEKTYRYMACRFGKVADQKGALRLYTVQIPHKRVRKPPPCYLTKWDGKSFLPMLTAPCGTEVISSLAVSDSGTFLGLGTVTGSVAIYIAFSLQKLYYVQESHGIVVTDLAFLPDSLKGENIKGNNETAMLSVAVDSRCQVHAVPNRRSFPIWLVLFFCGLIVVGVVLLLQYLFPGFI; this comes from the exons ATGGGGAAGAGGAGGATGCCAGATCTGTACAGAGCCCCCTTTCCTTTATACTCCATTAAAGTGGATCCTAAAACAGGGCTTGTAATTActgcaggaggagggggggcttCCAAGACCGGCATAAAGAATGCTGTG CAATTCCTGGATCTACAGCTGGATGGAGAACACCAGTACAGTGCCAGTCTCCTTCACTCTCATGACACTGACACACGTGCCACCATGAACATGGCTATAGGCAATGGTGTGATTGCTGCAGGACAGGACGGAACCTGCTCTCTGATGAGGTTTAAACACTGCACACCTAAAGAGGAAGGCAAAGCTGCTTCTGAGGATG AAAACAGCATGCAGCGGGGTAATGCCAGGCAACGGtgtggaaaaagagacaaaggtGGTCGGGATGAAGCTGCAGCATCTGGAGATATGTCACCTATGAAGGATGAGACGGCTCATGTCTCTGTGACTCGTTTGGCTGAAGTGCAGTCAGACCTGAACCCTAAGGACCCCCTTCAGAAAGTAGTCAGGTTCAGTCCAGACATGAGCCTTCTGCTGACAGGAGGCACAGATGGACACATACGAGTCTGGGAG TTTCCATCGCTAAAGAAGAAGTTTGACTTCAAAGCACACGAAGTGGAGATTGAAGACTTGGATATGAGTCCCGGGAACAAG CACCTGGTGACTGTTGGCAGGGACTTTTCCTGCAGTGTATGGAGTGGCAGCCAGTTGGCTATGGGTCTGAAATGGCTCGAAACCATGCCTCAACTAGCTGAGAAGACATATCGATATATGGCttgcag GTTTGGAAAGGTAGCAGACCAAAAAGGCGCCCTGAGGCTTTACACTGTCCAGATCCCCCATAAACGAGTCAGAAAACCTCCTCCTTGCTACCTCACCAAGTGGGACGGCAAGAGCTTTTTGCCCATGTTGACGGCTCCCTGTGGCACAGAGGTCATCTCCAGTCTGGCTGTCAG TGACTCTGGAACATTTCTTGGCCTTGGAACTGTAACAGGATCAGTGGCTATCTACATTGCGTTCTCCCTACAG aAGCTGTATTACGTACAGGAGTCCCATGGCATTGTTGTGACAGACCTGGCCTTCCTGCCTGACTCGCTGAAAGGCGAAAATATCAAAGGAAATAATGAAACAGCCATGTTAAGTGTAGCTGTGGACAGCCGCTGTCAGGTACATGCTGTCCCCAACCGAA GATCCTTTCCTATCTGGCTAGTGTTGTTCTTTTGTGGCCTCATTGTGGTGGGAGTTGTTCTCCTCCTACAGTACCTCTTTCCAGGATTCATTTAA